The Xiphophorus couchianus chromosome 3, X_couchianus-1.0, whole genome shotgun sequence genome segment AGCAGTTCTTTGTTCCTGCGCACAGCTGCGGCATGCTTCTCCTGAACACAGTGACACACATAGTGACAATAATTAGTTTGAAAATTCTAAAACTCAAACTGCAACACTGATTCCCACTGATAAATGCCTGATTTTTTTGCAACTCTGACCTTCTCCTGTAGGCGCTCCATCATGGCTGCCAGCTGGGCCTCGCGATTCTCCTTAATCTGTTCCATCTTCATCTGGAGCTTTTCCTCGGCCATCTTGCTAAAGTTGCTGTTCTCCTCCATGGCCTTTAGCAACACGTCCCTTTCATGCTCCCGCTTTTCCGCCAACGCCTTCAGCACCTGAGACTCTTGGTACTAAAATACACATCCATGTAATTTTGAAAAGCCTCTACTATTTAGAACACAAAGCTGTTGGTCAGAAAGAAAATACCTTCCTTCGCTCTTCAGCTGCCTCCAGTTTCTTCTCAATCTCCTCCAGGGAGAGATCCCTCTTTGGGGGAGAGGGAAGGTTGTGGGCAATGTCTGACACCGGAGACTGGGGCTTGAGAATTACCTCAAAGGCTTGCCCTGAGGCCCGTTTGTCTATAGCTTTAACTTCCATGTCTGTAAATCAGACAAATACAATGAGAGtgttaaaaaaatccattaacaTACCAGTTGATTAATGCCTCTTCTTCCAGGGAAGAGAAAACATCCTTTAGGGACCATTTGTTTGGTTGtaaagaaaatcaatttttcAGATCCTTCATACCTTCAAACTCACAAACGAGTTTGTTGCGAGTCTCGGGGTAGAAGCAGGAACAGATAAGGGAGAGGACGGACAACTCCTTCATCTTCTCTTTGTATGCTGTTgggaaatttttaaaaaatctaatcagGTCAAACAATATACAACAAAGGTACTTACTCAGTAATTGAGtcctgaaattaaaacaaatagttGGCAAATGGAGGTTGCTCAATAAACCATATAATGTTAATAAAGCATTTATAGCCCTtgaattttctcacattttgtcatggtaGAGTCCCAACATGTAATCTATTTGGATGTCATGCACAAATGCACCCTTGTGCTTAGTCCCCAAGAGTCTGAAATAAGCTGTTTCACTGTTGCGCTGGTTGTTCATTTAAGGTTGCTATCCTACCGGCAAGGTAAGCCTCGGACTAAGTCACAACATTTTAGCAGTCTCTCACAGATTTAATTCATGGATGGGAAGaatgtatttagctccatccatcttcataCCAACTTTGACCAGCT includes the following:
- the stmn2a gene encoding stathmin-2a translates to MAKTVTAYKEKMKELSVLSLICSCFYPETRNKLVCEFEDMEVKAIDKRASGQAFEVILKPQSPVSDIAHNLPSPPKRDLSLEEIEKKLEAAEERRKYQESQVLKALAEKREHERDVLLKAMEENSNFSKMAEEKLQMKMEQIKENREAQLAAMMERLQEKEKHAAAVRRNKELLREEQLA